A single Bufo bufo chromosome 6, aBufBuf1.1, whole genome shotgun sequence DNA region contains:
- the LOC121005747 gene encoding gastrula zinc finger protein XlCGF7.1-like codes for MASSDFEVNYCGITRDTFEEHANIQDIPSSNHSNNASFDSFKQVRSSDSSQTVTQNKSHRRGAKHQTAHVKENTFSCSECGKCFRFKSQIVTHQRNNTGEKPFACSECGKCFNQKSDFVMHQRIHTGEKPFSCAECGKCFNQKSDFVMHQRIHTGEKPYSCAECGKCFNQKSTLDTHQRIHTGEKPFSYSECGKCFKMKSEFVIHQTNHTGEKPFLCSECGKCFNQKSTLDTHQRIHTGEKPFSYSECGKCFKMKSEFVIHQRNHTGEKPFSCSECDMCFNHKSYLVCGRGYGGRGALTVTGDED; via the exons ATGGCATCTTCAGATTTTGAAGTAAATTATTGTGGTATCACACGAGATACATTTGAAGAGCATGCCAATATACAAGATATACCCTCATCCAATCACAGCAACAATGcatcatttgattcttttaaacaggtccgatcttctgattcatcacagactgtaaCACAGAATAAAAGTCACAGAAGAGGTGCTAAACATCAAACCGCTCACGTAAAAGAGAatacattttcatgttcagaatgtggaaaatgttttagatttaAATCTCAgattgttacac atcagagaaataacacaggggagaagccatttgcatgttcagaatgtggaaaatgttttaaccagaaatcaGATTTTGTTatgcatcagagaattcacacaggggagaagccattttcatgtgcagaatgtggaaaatgttttaaccagaaatcaGATTTTGTTatgcatcagagaattcacacaggggagaagccatattcatgtgcagaatgtgggaaatgttttaaccagaaatcaACTCTTgatacacatcagagaattcacacaggggagaagccattttcatattcagaatgtgggaaatgttttaagatgAAATCAGAATTTGTTATACATCAgacaaatcacacaggagagaagccatttttatgttcagaatgtgggaaatgttttaaccagaaatcaACTCTTgatacacatcagagaattcacacaggggagaagccattttcatattcagaatgtgggaaatgttttaagatgAAATCAGaatttgttatacatcagagaaatcacacaggggagaagccattttcatgttcagaatgtgatatGTGTTTCAATCATAAATCATACCTTGTTTGTGGTAGAGGCTACGGAGGAAGAGGAGCCTTGACGGTGACAGGTGACGAGGACTAG